A region of the Desulfocurvus vexinensis DSM 17965 genome:
GGCCAGGACCGCCGCCGAGGCGGGGTCGTGCAGGCGGTATTCGCGGCCTTCCCAGTTGCGGAAGACGATGTCCTGGCCGTCGGCGCCCGCCACGTAGTCGGGGCACAGCGGGGTCTTGCCGCCGCCGCCGGGCAGATCGACCACGAAGTGCGGCAGGGCGTAGCCCGAGGTGAAGCCGCGCAGGGCGCGGATGATGTCCAGGCCCCTGGTCACCGGGGTGCGGAAATGGGTGGTGCCCGCCGCCTGGTCGCACAGGTAGAGGTAGTAGGGGCGCACGCGGGCCTTGAGCAGGCCCCGGAACAGGTCGCCCAGGGTCCTTGCGTCGTCATTGACGCCGGTGAGCAGCACGGTCTGGCTGCCCAGGGGGATGCCCGCGTCGGCCAGCCTGCCGCAGGCCTGCACGGCCTCGGGGGTCAGCTCCGCCGGGTGCGTGCAGTGGATGCTCATCAGCAGCGGATGGTAGCGGCGCAGCATGCGCGTGAGCCGGGGAGTGATGCGCTGGGGCAGGACCATGGGCGCCTTGGTGCCGATGCGTACGATCTCCACGTGCGGGATGGCCGTGAGGCGCGACAGGATGTACTCCAGGGCCGCGTCGGAGAGCATCAGCGGGTCGCCGCCGGAGACGAGCACGTCGCGCACCTCGGGGTGGGCGGCGATGTAGGCCACGGCCTGGTCCCAGACGCGGGTCATGCGGCTCTTGGCCTCGAGCCGGCCCACGCGGCGCGAGCGCGTGCAGTAGCGGCAGTAGGCCGCGCAGAAATCGGTGACCAGGAACAGCACCCGGTCGGGGTAGCGGTGCACGATGCCCGGCACGGGGCTGTCGTGCTCCTCGCCCAGGGGGTCGGCCAGCTCGTGGCAGGCGGTGGGGAACTCGCCCGCCGAGGGCAGCATGGTCCGGCCCAGGGCGTGGCCGCTGGCCTGGCGCTCGGCGTACAGCAGCGAGGCGTAGTAGGGCGTCACGGCCACGGGCAGG
Encoded here:
- a CDS encoding KamA family radical SAM protein, which encodes MDYMSDTAQADKPPLEQAEDRPPSVPRTRDAGPLRREQALFVESRAARQYRERFHPGVDARQWSDWHWQLKNRLTGPDRFAATLGLTADEAAAFAGAAGLRLPVAVTPYYASLLYAERQASGHALGRTMLPSAGEFPTACHELADPLGEEHDSPVPGIVHRYPDRVLFLVTDFCAAYCRYCTRSRRVGRLEAKSRMTRVWDQAVAYIAAHPEVRDVLVSGGDPLMLSDAALEYILSRLTAIPHVEIVRIGTKAPMVLPQRITPRLTRMLRRYHPLLMSIHCTHPAELTPEAVQACGRLADAGIPLGSQTVLLTGVNDDARTLGDLFRGLLKARVRPYYLYLCDQAAGTTHFRTPVTRGLDIIRALRGFTSGYALPHFVVDLPGGGGKTPLCPDYVAGADGQDIVFRNWEGREYRLHDPASAAVLARSGKLS